The following are from one region of the Sulfitobacter indolifex genome:
- a CDS encoding type II toxin-antitoxin system VapC family toxin, whose amino-acid sequence MSNEIVIDTQILAWWLIGSRRITPEIRRVLEDVPAVYVPPCSLHEMTMKVRKGRWPEMEPYAPHLDRICVTNGFKIAPYTARMAMLAGSMEWDHPDPFDRMIGVTALEMGMALVSSDEAFDMLNGIPGWRGRIWTPSSS is encoded by the coding sequence GTGAGTAATGAGATCGTTATCGACACCCAAATCCTTGCATGGTGGCTGATCGGTTCTCGTCGGATCACGCCTGAAATTCGACGCGTGCTGGAGGATGTACCGGCGGTTTACGTCCCGCCGTGCTCCCTCCACGAAATGACGATGAAGGTCAGGAAGGGGCGGTGGCCAGAAATGGAACCATACGCTCCGCACCTTGATCGTATCTGTGTAACGAATGGGTTTAAGATCGCGCCCTATACGGCACGGATGGCCATGCTTGCGGGATCTATGGAGTGGGACCATCCAGACCCGTTCGACCGAATGATCGGAGTGACCGCACTCGAGATGGGCATGGCGCTCGTGTCGAGTGACGAAGCATTCGACATGCTAAACGGGATTCCAGGATGGCGCGGCCGGATTTGGACCCCTTCCTCTTCATAG
- a CDS encoding nucleotidyltransferase domain-containing protein, which translates to MCKTTDIIRSRSDKRHNAALSAWYAIKSDLEAVGLKAKLFGSLANGDFRGHSDIDLVIRLGDSGMSRSAVDRIVSKASPDILVDLLFEEDLTPSDLETFVGTWA; encoded by the coding sequence ATGTGCAAGACGACTGATATCATTCGCAGCAGATCTGATAAGCGCCATAACGCGGCGCTGTCGGCGTGGTATGCGATCAAGTCTGATCTCGAAGCCGTAGGTCTGAAGGCGAAACTTTTCGGCTCTCTGGCGAATGGTGACTTCAGGGGTCATTCCGATATCGATCTGGTGATTAGATTGGGAGACAGCGGGATGTCCAGGTCTGCTGTTGATCGTATCGTCAGCAAGGCATCACCTGATATCCTAGTGGACTTGCTTTTCGAAGAAGACCTAACGCCGTCAGACTTGGAAACCTTCGTTGGCACCTGGGCGTAG
- a CDS encoding type II toxin-antitoxin system Phd/YefM family antitoxin, which produces MQMNVAEAKSKLSELLAAVDAGEDVVIARGGVPAARLVPVTSSQLRFGPLAGLVPEDSVPDFMEPMSAAELAEWGE; this is translated from the coding sequence ATGCAGATGAATGTAGCCGAGGCGAAGTCAAAGCTTTCTGAGCTTCTTGCCGCCGTGGATGCGGGTGAAGATGTCGTGATTGCGCGCGGTGGAGTGCCAGCCGCGCGTTTGGTCCCAGTAACGTCATCGCAGCTGCGGTTTGGGCCACTGGCGGGTTTAGTGCCCGAAGATAGCGTACCCGACTTCATGGAGCCTATGAGCGCAGCCGAACTCGCGGAGTGGGGCGAGTGA